One genomic window of Candidatus Kuenenia stuttgartiensis includes the following:
- a CDS encoding Glu/Leu/Phe/Val dehydrogenase dimerization domain-containing protein: MNSSLLFRNRKIKNPLLKNVHNRLDEAIEVIREKDPVFYKNCHKLFPVLKTPEHVWKIPLEFYTDGGVKLVLRITVVFHNLALGPPKGGILLIPPHILGDGFFELFDQLRKQKTSLDEIREFCFEWVSEGIEALSIVTTLKLALYSLPLGGGMCGIFLGKPEYDRGELFLKSIDLTNNEKRRLVREVGYLLTKEGIMGYDAYSPGPDIGTDGAMMDSIADGHFRALTEMEKIREKGLLEKLKSIRDAEIVWTVDLPYLKTAAAFAKEIKIPAEAKRSVPELGAVTFKTHGGLAGRGEATAFAAVEITNILVWHNEDPKDYLKVRIGRERKNYLAEKTVVIHGFDNIGLNASQFFSRKGAKVVAVSEYERREKKLVAVYNYEGIDVDALIRHKETCGGIYGFRGASVYAEPYQLLNEKVDIVFLAAIENQIHDHNAESIQARYVISAANAGISQEGYHILIKKGKIVARDSIVKSGGIIASYLEKIQNAQNDYWEKEYVFKDIISRIENVLKNNVFKNLVEKHSIDLSVAGDVAAIKRITSTMEAKNAPQKKMKDKKPLIIGIFDSGQGGIIVTEKLNRILPVGNIKLLLFTDKANFPFGQKSKEEINDITFRAVHEINERCKTMHQSNGFFYRFIYNTPYFLKTVFIWLGIIPRDVIVCFACNTVDTMVNHKKLRIRFPHMQFIGPVKKTLLKINALPKDARIGIIGTVGTIKSGIYEKRIREAGYHVLAKPTPLLAVLSEMLYKKSFDTEEKQKEFYKTARDLIYVNLKEFIKKNTISHLCLACTHYDYLKSTLKDLFGEVEFISTVETVIEEVQDIINQIPLQMGERELEFIKRARKGKDLDRLILEDIISSQNLSPEEKVKLGDREDQIKNILQNKLEGITADEIEEMKFFDSNSVKVKYNGKERLVSLFHLQ; this comes from the coding sequence ATGAATTCGTCCCTTTTGTTTAGAAACAGAAAAATTAAAAATCCGCTTTTAAAAAACGTTCACAACCGGCTTGACGAAGCGATTGAAGTCATTAGGGAAAAAGATCCCGTTTTTTACAAGAATTGCCATAAATTATTTCCCGTTCTTAAGACGCCTGAGCATGTCTGGAAAATACCTTTGGAATTCTACACTGATGGCGGCGTAAAATTAGTTCTGCGAATAACGGTAGTTTTCCACAATCTTGCCCTTGGCCCGCCTAAAGGTGGTATCTTGTTAATCCCGCCCCATATTCTTGGGGATGGCTTTTTTGAACTTTTTGACCAATTACGGAAACAAAAGACATCTCTTGATGAAATACGTGAATTTTGTTTTGAATGGGTCTCTGAGGGAATTGAAGCCCTTTCCATTGTAACCACGTTAAAACTTGCTCTATATTCCCTCCCGCTTGGTGGAGGAATGTGCGGAATTTTTCTTGGCAAACCGGAATATGACAGGGGAGAACTATTTCTTAAATCCATTGACCTGACAAATAATGAAAAAAGGAGATTGGTCAGGGAAGTAGGTTACTTACTTACAAAAGAAGGGATTATGGGGTATGATGCATATTCCCCCGGCCCGGACATAGGCACCGATGGCGCAATGATGGATTCTATTGCAGATGGCCATTTCAGGGCATTAACTGAGATGGAAAAAATCAGAGAAAAAGGGCTTTTGGAAAAATTAAAAAGCATCAGGGATGCTGAGATTGTATGGACAGTAGATTTGCCTTATTTAAAAACAGCAGCGGCGTTTGCAAAGGAAATAAAAATACCGGCGGAAGCAAAAAGAAGCGTCCCGGAATTGGGCGCCGTTACGTTTAAAACTCACGGCGGATTAGCAGGCAGAGGAGAAGCCACAGCATTTGCTGCGGTGGAAATCACGAATATTCTGGTTTGGCACAATGAAGATCCAAAAGACTATTTAAAAGTACGGATTGGAAGGGAAAGAAAGAATTATTTGGCGGAAAAGACGGTTGTTATTCACGGTTTTGACAACATCGGGTTAAACGCGTCACAGTTCTTTTCACGAAAAGGAGCAAAAGTAGTTGCGGTAAGCGAATATGAACGGAGAGAAAAGAAATTAGTGGCGGTGTATAATTATGAGGGGATAGACGTAGATGCGTTAATCAGGCATAAAGAAACATGCGGCGGCATTTATGGCTTCCGGGGAGCAAGTGTTTATGCCGAACCCTATCAACTACTGAATGAAAAGGTTGACATCGTTTTTCTGGCTGCCATAGAAAACCAGATACACGACCATAATGCTGAAAGCATTCAGGCCCGTTATGTTATTTCTGCTGCAAATGCAGGCATCTCCCAGGAAGGGTATCACATACTGATAAAAAAAGGGAAGATTGTTGCCAGAGATTCCATTGTAAAATCCGGAGGAATTATCGCATCTTACCTTGAAAAAATACAAAATGCCCAGAATGACTACTGGGAAAAAGAATACGTCTTTAAAGATATTATATCGAGAATCGAAAACGTTTTAAAAAATAATGTATTCAAAAACCTGGTGGAAAAACACTCCATTGATTTATCGGTCGCAGGCGATGTGGCGGCTATCAAAAGAATCACCAGCACCATGGAGGCAAAAAATGCACCGCAAAAGAAAATGAAAGACAAGAAACCCTTAATAATAGGCATCTTTGATTCCGGACAGGGCGGGATTATTGTAACGGAAAAACTTAACAGGATACTGCCCGTGGGAAATATAAAACTGCTGCTTTTTACCGACAAGGCGAATTTCCCGTTCGGACAAAAATCAAAGGAGGAAATAAATGACATCACCTTTCGGGCAGTTCATGAAATAAACGAACGCTGCAAAACCATGCATCAATCAAACGGGTTTTTCTACCGGTTTATTTATAATACTCCGTACTTTCTTAAAACAGTATTCATCTGGCTGGGGATCATTCCCAGAGACGTCATCGTCTGCTTTGCCTGCAATACGGTGGATACCATGGTTAATCATAAAAAATTACGTATCCGTTTTCCACACATGCAATTTATTGGCCCTGTAAAGAAAACATTATTAAAAATAAACGCGCTGCCAAAAGACGCAAGGATTGGCATTATTGGCACGGTAGGAACAATAAAAAGCGGCATTTATGAAAAACGTATCAGAGAAGCAGGATACCATGTGTTGGCAAAGCCAACCCCATTACTGGCGGTCTTATCGGAAATGTTATACAAAAAAAGCTTTGATACGGAAGAAAAACAAAAGGAATTTTACAAAACAGCAAGAGACCTCATCTATGTAAATTTAAAAGAATTTATAAAAAAAAATACTATTTCTCACCTGTGTCTTGCCTGCACGCATTACGATTATTTAAAAAGCACACTAAAAGACCTCTTCGGCGAAGTGGAATTTATCAGCACGGTGGAAACCGTAATTGAAGAAGTCCAGGACATCATAAATCAGATACCATTGCAAATGGGGGAGCGGGAACTGGAATTTATAAAAAGGGCAAGAAAAGGGAAAGATTTAGACCGCCTGATCCTTGAAGATATTATTTCCTCCCAAAACCTGTCCCCGGAAGAAAAGGTAAAATTAGGAGACAGGGAAGACCAAATCAAAAACATACTGCAAAATAAATTAGAGGGAATTACGGCTGATGAAATTGAAGAAATGAAGTTTTTTGATAGTAATAGTGTTAAAGTAAAATATAACGGAAAGGAAAGGCTCGTAAGCCTTTTTCATTTGCAGTAA
- a CDS encoding IS4 family transposase, with protein sequence MHRVGGRIFSDDVIKRLSETIQKEPCLSRRKLSRLVCEWMDWRNQAGRLQEMSCRKALLELDRRKEINLPKVNRHYAFQKVNKPAEAPPIAEVSCELAELGDVEIIRVTTRIHSKLWRSMLEAHHYLGSGPLCGAQLRYLVRSEHYGWIGGLSYSACARRVESRDEWIGWTEEARKRNHTFVINNSRYLIAPTVRVKCLASHVLAKCQTRLVDDWERVYKYRPVLLETYVERGRFSGSCYRAANWKYVGGTEGRGRKGTGATVKDVYVMPLQKKWQAVLCCCADGKVHVRQRVAQKEPRDWIEAELGGTKLGDARLTSRLLEMTGMFYDKPLANIPQACGSVSATKAAYRFLDNENVDWKAILQAHYEATEERVKENSLVLVAQDTTTLNYSTHPNTQGLGPIGTKSKKVRGLMVHDTMAFTESGTPLGLLNVQCWARDGIGSKHERHKKPIEEKESWKWVESYHAVSQVQKRCRNKSLLVVVADREADIHEVFAEQYNTPDGAQLLIRAERSRNRKVVDDKESCEFLWTKLEQQPAMPVTLRPPMLKKNMPAVRVWAVLAQEVNPPIGIDGLEWMLLTTVAVKQEKDAYERLEWYARRWGIECYHRIIKSGCRVEARQLESARRLCNALAIDMIIAWRIHYLTTLGQETPDVPCTVYFSDSEWKALTTFANKVKEPPDLPPSLNDAVRLLGKLGGHLGRRGDGHPGSEVLWRGMSRLADIEVAYELYTT encoded by the coding sequence ATGCATAGAGTAGGAGGTCGAATATTTTCAGATGATGTAATAAAGCGTTTATCAGAAACTATCCAAAAGGAACCGTGCCTATCGCGTCGTAAACTGTCGCGTCTGGTATGCGAATGGATGGACTGGCGGAATCAAGCGGGCCGTTTGCAAGAGATGAGTTGTCGCAAGGCGTTGTTGGAATTGGATCGTCGTAAAGAGATCAATCTTCCAAAGGTGAACAGGCATTATGCATTTCAAAAAGTCAATAAACCTGCGGAGGCGCCTCCGATTGCGGAAGTGTCATGCGAGCTAGCGGAGTTGGGTGACGTAGAGATTATACGGGTTACAACGAGAATCCATTCGAAACTTTGGCGTAGCATGTTAGAAGCGCATCATTATCTTGGAAGTGGGCCCCTATGCGGGGCGCAACTTCGGTATCTTGTACGCAGTGAACATTACGGATGGATAGGAGGGCTAAGTTATAGTGCCTGTGCCAGACGGGTGGAAAGTCGCGACGAGTGGATAGGATGGACGGAGGAAGCACGTAAGCGGAATCATACGTTTGTTATCAATAACAGTAGGTATTTAATAGCGCCTACGGTAAGAGTAAAATGTTTGGCATCGCATGTATTGGCAAAATGCCAAACACGTTTGGTAGATGATTGGGAAAGAGTGTATAAATATCGTCCTGTACTTTTAGAAACCTATGTGGAACGAGGACGGTTTTCCGGAAGCTGTTATCGGGCAGCTAACTGGAAGTATGTAGGAGGCACGGAAGGTCGAGGACGAAAAGGAACAGGTGCAACGGTCAAAGACGTTTATGTTATGCCGTTGCAAAAGAAATGGCAGGCGGTGTTGTGTTGTTGTGCCGATGGCAAAGTACATGTTCGCCAAAGAGTGGCACAAAAAGAGCCTCGGGATTGGATAGAAGCGGAACTTGGAGGAACAAAATTGGGCGATGCACGATTGACCTCAAGACTTTTAGAAATGACAGGTATGTTTTATGACAAACCTTTGGCAAACATTCCGCAGGCGTGCGGCTCAGTCAGTGCGACTAAGGCTGCATACCGATTCCTTGACAATGAGAATGTAGATTGGAAGGCGATATTGCAAGCTCATTATGAGGCCACGGAAGAGCGTGTGAAGGAGAATAGTTTGGTTTTGGTAGCGCAAGATACTACGACTCTGAATTATAGCACACATCCGAATACGCAGGGGTTAGGGCCGATAGGTACTAAGAGTAAAAAAGTTCGTGGACTGATGGTGCATGATACGATGGCGTTTACTGAAAGTGGCACACCCTTGGGACTTCTGAATGTGCAATGCTGGGCGCGGGACGGAATAGGCAGCAAACATGAACGACACAAGAAGCCTATCGAAGAGAAGGAAAGCTGGAAATGGGTGGAGAGTTACCATGCAGTATCGCAAGTACAGAAACGCTGTCGAAACAAATCTTTGCTGGTGGTTGTGGCAGATCGTGAGGCCGATATTCACGAGGTATTCGCTGAGCAGTATAATACGCCTGATGGCGCTCAGTTGCTGATCCGTGCAGAACGTTCGCGCAATAGAAAGGTTGTTGATGATAAAGAATCATGCGAGTTTTTGTGGACTAAACTGGAACAGCAACCGGCGATGCCTGTTACGCTACGCCCACCTATGCTAAAAAAGAATATGCCTGCGGTCAGGGTGTGGGCGGTGCTGGCGCAGGAAGTCAATCCGCCTATCGGAATTGATGGGTTAGAATGGATGCTGTTAACCACAGTTGCGGTTAAGCAAGAAAAAGATGCTTACGAACGTTTGGAATGGTATGCTCGCCGATGGGGTATTGAGTGTTATCATCGTATTATCAAGAGCGGTTGTCGTGTCGAGGCCCGGCAGTTGGAGAGTGCTCGTCGTCTATGCAACGCTTTGGCCATTGATATGATTATAGCTTGGCGTATCCATTACCTGACTACTTTAGGACAAGAAACACCTGATGTCCCTTGTACTGTCTACTTCAGCGATTCTGAATGGAAAGCATTGACAACTTTTGCGAACAAGGTCAAGGAGCCTCCTGATTTACCTCCAAGCCTCAATGATGCCGTGCGGCTTTTAGGTAAACTTGGCGGTCATCTGGGCCGCCGTGGTGATGGCCATCCCGGAAGTGAAGTACTTTGGCGAGGCATGTCACGTTTGGCTGATATTGAAGTTGCTTACGAACTTTACACCACTTAG
- a CDS encoding IS110 family transposase translates to MGYFVGIDLHGDNNYIGILDEEDRKVFKRRNRNDINEIKRVLEPYKKEIKGIVVESTFNWYWIVDGLMEAGYQVHLANTSAMQQYEGLKYIDDTRDSFWLAKMLRLKILPEGYIYPKETRSVRDLLRKRMMLVQQRTAHILSMQTMVNRNKGVPISGDTIKKLSNEEVMGMFSDVHLTMSAQCDHEVIEVLNKQIYKIEKAVLKEVKLKKPYKKLLKVPGIGEILAMTIMLETGNIERFSDVGMYSSYCRCVSAKKLSNGKSKGKGNRKNGNKYLAWAYVEAAHFHVRFCEKGRKWHQRKASKSHVVLATKALSNKLARACYYIIKEQVNYDEKKMFG, encoded by the coding sequence ATGGGATATTTCGTAGGAATAGATTTACATGGTGATAATAATTATATTGGAATACTCGATGAGGAGGATCGGAAGGTATTCAAGAGGAGAAACCGTAATGACATCAATGAAATAAAGCGCGTATTAGAGCCATACAAAAAAGAAATAAAGGGTATAGTAGTAGAATCGACCTTTAACTGGTACTGGATAGTGGATGGTCTGATGGAGGCAGGCTATCAGGTACACCTGGCAAATACATCGGCAATGCAGCAGTATGAGGGATTAAAGTACATTGACGACACGAGGGATTCGTTTTGGTTGGCAAAGATGTTACGGTTAAAGATATTACCAGAGGGATATATTTATCCCAAAGAGACGCGGTCAGTGAGGGATTTACTGAGGAAGCGGATGATGTTGGTACAACAAAGGACAGCGCATATATTGAGTATGCAAACGATGGTAAACCGTAACAAAGGAGTACCGATAAGCGGTGATACGATAAAGAAGCTGAGTAACGAAGAGGTAATGGGGATGTTCAGCGACGTGCATTTGACCATGTCAGCACAGTGCGATCACGAGGTAATAGAGGTATTAAATAAGCAGATATACAAGATAGAGAAAGCGGTATTAAAGGAGGTGAAGCTAAAGAAGCCGTATAAGAAATTGCTCAAGGTGCCTGGGATAGGCGAAATCCTGGCAATGACGATAATGCTGGAGACTGGGAACATAGAGCGATTTAGTGATGTGGGGATGTATTCATCTTATTGCAGATGCGTATCGGCAAAAAAATTATCGAATGGTAAGAGCAAAGGGAAAGGAAACCGTAAGAACGGGAATAAATACCTTGCGTGGGCGTATGTGGAGGCAGCGCATTTTCACGTAAGATTTTGCGAAAAGGGAAGGAAATGGCATCAGAGGAAGGCGTCAAAGAGCCATGTAGTTCTGGCAACGAAAGCCTTGAGCAATAAGCTGGCCAGGGCATGTTATTACATAATAAAGGAGCAAGTAAACTACGACGAGAAAAAAATGTTTGGGTAG
- a CDS encoding ABC transporter ATP-binding protein codes for MNSYKKTQAFANNFGKTMYNKHPFLEFRNVYFGYNHGENILHKLSLTAWEKEIVVILGQSGYGKSTLLKLGNRLLEASDGTILYKGTDIHTISPLVLRKEIAYLSQIPCLLEGTVESNLLLPFRKNELPHDMKNQIIAMLHLTGLNESFLQRPSHELSVGEKQRIALARTLINRPSVLLLDEPTTALDEENSRILIHSLKQIIRENAISMLVVTHQLDFAKRLGNRFLVLENGRVKEIERPELAFAKEEL; via the coding sequence ATGAATAGTTATAAAAAAACACAGGCATTCGCAAATAACTTCGGTAAAACAATGTACAACAAACATCCGTTTCTCGAATTCCGTAACGTATACTTCGGATATAACCATGGCGAAAACATTCTCCATAAATTATCTCTTACAGCATGGGAAAAAGAGATTGTTGTCATTCTCGGCCAATCCGGATACGGGAAATCAACACTGTTAAAGCTTGGCAATCGATTATTGGAAGCGTCGGACGGCACAATCTTATACAAGGGTACAGATATTCACACCATTTCACCACTCGTATTACGAAAAGAGATAGCATATCTATCCCAAATCCCATGCCTCCTCGAAGGCACCGTGGAAAGCAACCTGTTGCTGCCTTTTCGTAAAAATGAACTTCCCCATGACATGAAAAATCAAATCATTGCCATGCTCCATCTGACAGGGCTTAACGAATCGTTTCTACAGCGGCCTTCCCATGAACTATCTGTTGGAGAAAAACAAAGAATAGCGCTGGCAAGAACATTAATCAACCGTCCGTCAGTTCTTTTGCTCGACGAACCCACTACCGCACTGGACGAAGAAAATTCCCGCATACTCATCCACAGCCTGAAACAAATCATTCGGGAAAACGCCATTTCCATGCTTGTGGTAACACATCAGCTCGATTTCGCGAAAAGACTGGGAAACCGTTTTCTGGTGCTTGAAAACGGAAGGGTGAAGGAAATTGAACGCCCTGAACTGGCATTTGCAAAGGAAGAACTATGA
- a CDS encoding ABC transporter permease, protein MNNAIDIPWSQLSFCSVFVILLIGISLYESLRLEKTILIGSFRAVIQLILVGFFIKLIFDYKQWYVVMPILLVMIFVASQTVIKWLKNPVKEMYCCALISVSLASAFSLLFIFLLVVRIPVWYDPQYLIPVAGMIIANGMNGAALAGERYKSELEIRVPEIEMLLSLGYESKMASRKSRQQALSASLIPSLNSMMVMGIVHLPGMMTGQIIAGSSPVTAVKYQIIIILSIAATVALTSWVFVSLLDKKFFTPYHQIRYELVNPGKRKK, encoded by the coding sequence ATGAATAATGCTATCGATATTCCCTGGTCGCAGCTTAGTTTCTGCAGCGTATTTGTAATCCTGCTTATCGGCATCTCTCTTTATGAATCGTTACGGTTGGAAAAAACAATACTCATCGGAAGCTTTCGCGCCGTAATACAGTTAATCCTCGTAGGGTTTTTCATAAAATTAATATTTGATTATAAACAATGGTACGTTGTAATGCCCATTCTTCTTGTTATGATCTTTGTCGCATCACAAACCGTGATTAAATGGCTTAAAAACCCCGTGAAAGAAATGTATTGCTGCGCATTAATCTCGGTATCACTGGCTTCGGCATTTTCGCTGCTATTTATTTTTTTGCTGGTGGTCAGGATTCCTGTCTGGTACGACCCGCAATATTTAATACCTGTAGCCGGTATGATTATTGCCAATGGAATGAATGGCGCCGCATTGGCGGGAGAACGCTATAAAAGCGAATTAGAAATCAGAGTGCCGGAAATAGAAATGTTGCTTTCTCTTGGTTATGAATCAAAAATGGCTTCCCGGAAATCCCGTCAGCAGGCGCTCAGCGCTTCATTAATCCCATCGTTAAACAGCATGATGGTTATGGGAATCGTTCACCTGCCAGGGATGATGACGGGACAAATAATCGCAGGCTCCAGCCCTGTTACGGCAGTCAAGTATCAGATAATAATTATCCTTAGCATTGCGGCAACGGTAGCGCTCACCTCGTGGGTATTTGTCTCGCTGCTGGACAAGAAATTTTTCACCCCGTATCATCAAATACGGTATGAATTAGTCAACCCAGGGAAACGAAAAAAATAA